ACGGCCCCTCCAACATCATCATGCAGTAAAGCACACAGCCGAGTGACTGGAAGAGAATGAGAAGACATCAAAAGACGAGAGAAAGAAGTAGTCAGCAAATATTCCACAGTAGAATAAGCGCTTGGTTTCAGAGACATCCCTTAAGAACACAACAAGCACAATGTACAAAGAGAATGAAGAAAAGCATTTACCCAGATATCAGTGCGCTCGTCTATAACGCAGTGGCTCTCTACATTAAAGAGTTCAGGAGCCCTGTAAGAAATGGTGCAGCGCTGGGCTGCCCAGTCCTGTATGGTCATGGCTTCTCTGGTTCCTCTAACCTGAAATTAActcattttcattaaattcatCACAGGGTAAGAAACATGTAGAGGACCTAATGTAGATGAAGATGAATAGAAAAGCAGGAAGGTTGCCTAACACTCTTAAATTGTTatgtaaatactttttatattgCAATACTTGAAAAATTCTTGATTCCTTCACTTTTTGGGGTTGTGCCTGCATGGTTAAAAGctcttattgtaagtctctttggataaagtGTTAGCTTAATACATGTAAAGTTACTTATCCATTGCAATTATGTCCGTTGTGTAGAGGAAAAagcaaaacagcaaaatgtCATAAGTACAATATAAGTGTTTCAAGGGGCACATTCATGTTGTTAGCTACAACACcacaaatatgataaaataaactttccGACGCAACATGTACAGGATCATGATAAACTTGTACAAGCTCTACCGTTTAAATGCTCTAAAGTGAGACAGAGCAACCCACATTATTTGAAGCATTTAAGAAATTTCCTCGAGGCAGAAAACTTTGgaatttattttgctttaagaTTAACCCCAAGTAACATGATTAAGGCTGGTGCTTGTTACATCTCTGTAAACATTGTTAAACATCCGGAAAGTTAAAAGCTGTATCTGAGAAATGAATCAGCATGATATTGATGTGGTTTATTGGCATTAAAACTCTGCCATCTAGCGGTAGATATCTGGAAGTTCTTTCTAAAATAATGTCAAGAATGGTGAGTCTTGACAGTTTCCACTaaatgttaagataagataagataagataagataatcctttattagtcccgcagcggggaaatttgcaggcttacagcagcatagggtaaagtgcacacaagagacatagtaaagaaagacaagataaaaataaaaaatgaaaataaaaaaaacaagtgttataaataagcaataaaaaacagtagaacaataactgaaatattatatttacagacagaaaaaactattttaactattattgcagtTAAGTGATTAGAAATGACCTACTATTGCTATTTGTCTTTGCTTGCTTGCACCCCTTGGTCTTACATTTATAACAACTTTCTTGTAACTAAAAGATACTGAAATATTACTTTAACATATCACAGAAGAAATAGTAGAAGTGGTTCACTCTGTTCTTACACAGTAAGAATCCAACCTCACGAACAACACATCAATTTTGCTTTTGGTGCTGAATAAAGAACAAAGAGATCTCAGGCTTAAATCAAACTAATTTGGGCTTTGACAAATACAATCATTGCTTCTAAAGTTATCGTTACAATCTAACAATTTCTTCAAAGCCTCTGTGGCCTTACCTCAATCCTGGCACGGTTCATAGAGCCAAGGTCCATCAGAAGCGGCCTGTCATCCTCATCCAGAAGCACATTTGTGGGCTTCAGGTCTCTGTCAAAGAGATGCAGATGCATAGCATTCAAATGTATGGAACGATGTGCCAATAGAGAATGTATTCAAAACAACAGGTATTTATGTTTTGGATAACTTTATGAAGAAAGACATAATATATATTAGCCTGTAGCTAACAAGCCGTGAGCCGATATCTCTACAGATGGATTCTGCTTTTTGAACAAAGTGCAGTGTGTATACTATGATCAGAAAAGACTCCAGGAATCCAAAAAGACCCTGGTGTGGCACTCCAAGCCAGCACAAGGGTCGTTATGCtggtaaatgtttgtttttaagtttgtgtATGTGGAGACAGATTACCTGTGTGCATAGCCTTTTTCATGAATGGCCTTGAGTCCAGAGCAGATGCCACGCAGGATATGCAAAATTTGTTTTTCAGGCATTGAGCTCCCCTTGTCCCTTAGCTTCTCCAAAACAGACCACAGACTGCCTTTctgttcacacaaacaaaccaacatatCAGAATCAGATCATTTCCACCAGGGATATTTTGGTCATATTAACTGCCGCACCAACTTACTCTGATGTAAGGCAGAAGTAACCAGGCTTCAGTCTTGCCTCCACGATCAACAAAGGTGTTTGCAACCAGACTCAAGACGTTGGGGTGATTAAAAATCTGATGCATCTCCACTTCTGTCTGAGCCTCCTGATGGCCTTCACGGTCATGGCACAGGATCCTCTTCAAGGCGTAGAACCGCCCATCCTTTGCCCCCTCCACCAGATCAACGTAACTGAAGCCCCTTAGgagaggacacacagagagatttGAATCGAGGGGTTGGAGTTTAATTCTTTAAAAGTCTAATTCATTTCCCGTAACAGCCAAGGACTACATGTATCAAAGATGGTCCTCAAAGAGGGATAAATAGTGCTTTTTGTGGACTTGGATTGCTAGTTTATGTTAAGTGTATCAGGGACAGTATATGAAGGACTGACGTTAAATCACCTTCAGTGCCTGCGTTTAATGTAATGAAGATAAATGTCATCTCAGTCAGCTCAGTGATgcgttttatatatatttagttgacaacaaaaaatcaaatatcatcACACTTCAAATTGTTATCTTACCCTTCGTCTAGTTTCTGGACAAAGTAGTATTTTTTGTTATCAATGGTGATCGAGCCACGGGAGCATATGCACAGGGTCTGCCCCATCTTGACTGGTACATTGTTTAACACCAAGCTTTTAAGGGCCTGGGAGaggacaaagacaaatacaaagTTATTGGAGAAAGACAGCCAGAGAAGTACAGAAAACAGTGCAATGCCACTTATTAGCTGAAACATTCATTGTTGAAAGCAAACTGCGCGACAACCTTTGGCTCCATTGTAGAGAAACATATGGTACGACAGCTTACACAGTGTCAACAAACGCTCACACAGCACACCTGCATCACCTGACATGAGCTTAGCAGTTTACAGGCTACCAGTGCCAAAATGCCACATAAACGTCGATTTAAAACGTTTTCCCCCTCGATGTGTGGTTGTCATTGATTACCTAACACAGTGAACAGCTCTACATCACAACCCTAACGCTATAAATGGTGGCTTTACGTCTTTATTCTTACCAGCTAGCTGTCTGTTTACAGAATTAGCTTACTGTCATaattctccatcttcttcctccttgtcttcttcttcgTGGCTTTTAAATGAGGTTGACAGCCAGCGTGCAGGTTGCACCAGCGCCACCTTCACCTCGGAGTGTGTACCAGAGATGACACGATACCCCACAACACGCTCCTGTGCGGCCATTAATCctgttaataaaaataattatattgcTTGAtccacaccttctcattcaatggtttttctttatttttatttttatttgtttctacattgtagattaatattgaacacatccaaactatgaaggaacacatatggaagtatgtgctaaacaaacaaatgctcaacaaaccagaatatgttttatattttagattcttcaaagtagttgaatgagaaggtgtgtccaaacttttgactggtactacatatatatatatatatatatatatatatatatatatatatatatatatatatatatatatatatatatatatatatatatatatatatatatatatatatatatatatatatatatatatatatatatatatatatgtatatatatatatatatatatatatatatatacacacatatatatatatatatatatatatatatatatatatatatatatatatatatatatatatatatatatatatatatatatatatatatatatatatatatatatatatatatatatatatatatatatatatatagtaccatgGTATAGATGGTGCTgtcgttcttcttcttctctgctaaTAAACGGTCTGTTCCGGAGCGTGTTCGCCACACAGCGCTCGCGGGCCGTAGTGGCGTAAACCGGAACTGTTCACAGAAGAAGTGATGGCGGATGACGAGCATAACAGAAGAGGAGGCACCGACGACGGAGGTGATATTTGTGCTGTTTCAAAGTGTACATGTGGTTGAGAAATAGGACGTATTTAGCGTTAGCTCGGAATGCTGCCTATCCATTAAACGTGTTAATGTCAGACAGAGGAGACGTCCGTACAATCCACTGAGCTAACCTAGTGCTAGCTACGTATCGTTTgctagctaatgctaacgcGAGGTGACAGATTAATGTGTGTTAACGACCTTTATTTGGATATGTTAAAGCGGCGGGCAGTGACTACGGGGCTACAGTTAATGCTAACCTTAGACAGTTACAAAGCAAAGACTGGCttgcagcagaaatgtgtcTTGTTAGCTTGCTAACCTGGCTTTAGCCTAGCTACTGAGCTAGCACAGGTTAATAACAGTGACCACGTGACCTGCTCTCattgatgtacagtaccagtcaaaagtctggacacaccttctcattcaatggtttttctttatttatttttatttgtttttacattgtagattagtattgaagacatccaaactatggaggaacacatatggaattatgtggtaaacaaacaaatgctcaacaaaccagaatatgttttatattttacattcttcaaagtagttgaatgagaaggtgtgtccaaacttttgactggtactgtaactcATGGGTAAACTCAAACCATAACACTGCACATAGTTTCTTCACACACAGCCCTTACGGGGGACTTTTATGGGGATTATTTTACTAATAATACAACAGTAAGAACTTCAGTTCACTGTGGTTAGTTAATGGCAAGAAACGTAGCGAGGTAAAGGTGATAGCTTTTATTATTCTCAAGTTCCCAGGAAACAGCTGTTCACCTTGTTGAGTTGTCTTGCCTCAAGCAGGGCCGCTGGAGGAGGGGGACAGAGTGAAAACTAAGCCTGTCTCTTGTAGCACTGTGGGAGGAGAAGGGACCGCGGTCAAACGCAAATCCCAGCATCTCGCACCTGAAGATGAGGACGAGTCCCCAGAGGACCCACCAGCACCCCGCAAAGTCTCCAAGATAGGCTTTAGCATGAGCAGTCCGATGGGGAAGAAGTCGAACCCCATATCTATCAAACTTGGAGCAACAGTGAGTGTGTAGCGTTGACTGCCTGAACACATAGCCTGCTGTGTGAATGTTACCGTCATTGTCAGTGGTGTTGAAACAATTATTAATAAGTTCATCgatgaaatgaatacatttatccATTAAGTCAAGACCAGCTGCAAAACCTCGTATTTGATAAGTTTAAGTGTCTTTTCTTATGCATTTTTATGAAGAGAGTGAAGAGGTGtgatgcttttttgtttttcaatatgtCCTATCTGTTCTAGAAACCCAAAGAGCCTGCACCGTCAGTTCCTCCTAAAAAGTTAGGGCTGGCCGCTGTTTTTAACGAAGACGATGATGACGTAAGAGcgcacaaacacagtaaaatcATATTTGTACAAGTCCTTAAACAAACATGTAGAGGCTGACTTAAACTCTTGCATGCCATGCAGAGTGAACCTGAAGAGATGCCCCCAGAAGcaaagatgaggatgaagaacATTGGCAGGTATCACCACACAGATAAATTGTGTACTTTACAATTGTTCCGTCAGCTTCTGCTTTAATCAAAACATTCagcttttgaatgttttttcaaGTAAATGCCAAATTTTACATTACGTTATTAGTGACATGACTAATCAATCTGCTATCTTTTTAGGGAGACACCAACATCTGCGGGACCTAATTCCTTCAACAAGGGCAAGCAGGGTTTCTCTGATCATCAAAAACTTtgggagaggaagatgaagtcCCAAGCAGACAAATTGTAAATGACTGCCACAGTTTTTGTCAGTAATGGAGGATTTTGTATAGTTTAAACCATGTCATGGAGATATCTATGAAGGCTCAAATGATTCCTCACTGTACCCTCGGTTTTGACAACTTCTCAGCTGTGTGGACATGCAATGAGGAATACTTTAAGCCTTTGATACTCAGTGACTGAACCCACGTTTACGTTTCAAACCACTACCGGCTGACGCTTACTGAGAGGAGAGGTACCAGTGTGTCAACCCTCTGTGACGAGAGGTGCAGAGTAGGGGGATGGAGATATGGGACAAACAAAATTGCCGGAATATTGTTTAAACTGTGCAGAATTATACGGTTGTTTTCAGCTGGATAATGACTAAATCTAGCACCGTAGTGCCCTCATTCCCCTTTTGTGACATGCTTGTTCCTACCAGAAGCTGGTTGGATGTTGGTCCTGAGCAAGTGTCGCTTgtcaaatatttgtataaaaacgTACATAGAACTgtgataatgttttatttttaaatacacaaataggagtgtgtgtttaaggGTTATGTTAATGTGAATGTGCGGCTAAGACGACGCACAGATGGATTGTTGTTGTATTTCGTTTCTCGGCATCAATgtaaaaccttttgttttcacCAGCTGTGCCACCTCATGggcagtttattttgtttgaccTTTGTGCCAGTGTTTCTGGTTTTGCTTGCTCAATGCTTTATTTCTGTCTGCTTTATGGAATCtgtcaaaaaaatgtgtctgtaatttttttttatttgttccaaATGAAAGGACTGCTAATTTGTTTTTAGTTGACAACTATGTGAAGGCAGCCGTCACATAGTTACCAGGGTGCTGCTAACAGTCATGTTTAAGGGCCAGTTCaccccaaaacaaaaataaatatatattctccCTCTTACTTGTAGGTCTATTAATAAATCTACATTGTTTAgatgtgagttgcctagttttggagatattggcCGTAGAATTATCTGCCTGTTCTCTAATATAACTGTACTATATGGCATTCGGTTGTCAGTGTTGATCAAAGcgccaaaaaaatacatttgaaaaactcaacagcaatatCTCTTTTCAGAATTCGAGTATAGATGCATACTTCCTTCTGCTCGGTTATGAGGTTTGTGGGTGTAGTttggtagaaagaaaatagttcctataTGATAAACTCCCCACAGTAAGGTCTATGTATTATCTTGAGTAATCGGGTCGTGATTTCTAGAAAGAGACATTACTGTTGAGTTTTTGAACTAGATTTCTTTGGGCCCTTTGAGCACAATAAGCAGAGTGCCATTTTTTCTTGAGATGACCGATTTCTCTATGGCTTATACCTCCTACACtgggcaactcacaccaaagcAATATAGATTTATAATAGCTTtacaagtaaaaacacatttttagttttggagggaactgtccctttaaattatTTCTGGCAGGTTACAATGCAGGTTAGCAATAAAACTTTTCATTGCCTTTTTAACTTCAGAAAGCCCAAACTTCTGAAATATTACCCCAATCCTTTTAGTTCGGATAAATGTGGTGACGTCTCCTGTGCCTGACACGTTTTGGAAAATTCcctaaatcaaaaatataaactcTGACTCCCTCCGTGGGTTTTATGACTGTTGTGCTTTCACAAATTAATCACATCCAGTGATACAACCTGTCTCATCAAACAACTCTCTTCATTACACaattaaaagtcaaataaaaaaattgaggGATGAATatgtgtcaaatgttttttgctgACATGTCTGCTGGTACAATACATGAACTACTTAAACTACGTTTAAGGAGTTTTCTCTCCTTAAACTTACATAGAAACAGCCACATCAAAGGTTCTTAAAGGAAAATTGGTAATAGCATCCATCTTTTAGTAGTAGTACAAATCCtcttttatattcattatttttaattattttagagTCGATAGGTAATTGATTATGTTGCACTGTTAAactaaaagtttatttttggttcagatgGAAATTAAAGATAAGAGTATATTCCACTGAGTGCCCTGTGCATGGTACAAAGGGTGACTcacttttttcctttcatttgaaaatgataCTTTATGATTTTGAATCCTACCATTATGGACATTACATTGATACATTTGTTCATTTATGTCTTCCACTGGCTGGCAAACAGCACTAGTGAGCAGAATGCAGTAAGAGGctgcattgtaaaataaaaacgcTGTACATCATGTTAGGATAAAATGTGTCTGGTTCTGCATGAGTGAAACCAGCTTCACTCTCTGATCAGGCATGGCCTTCCTCAAAGACCTCCAGAATTTGCTGGTGGCTCTGGCGGGTTTGCCTGAGGTCCAATCCAGACTGGGTAGCACCTTCAAGGCCCTTTGGACCAGCGTGGGCAGCGGGGAGTCCGGCTGGATGAGGGATGCTGAGGCTCTACTGGTCCATATTAGCAGGAGTTTGAAGGTAGAATTTTGCAGCAAAGCCTAAATATATGGAGTAGCAAATCAGTGGTTTAAAATCATACACATTTTGTCATCAAAGATAAACTTTACCAATCAAcacaacacagaacacagattTTCCTACCATCCACGCAGCTACTGGTTTCAGTTGATGTAAGTAAATCAATAATAGGAAACCAATGCAGTTATTTGAGAAGTTAATTTAGGTTTTATGTTGCTGGGAACTCAAACCAGAAGACAACAGTTTCTGGCAAAATAAAAGGACACTGTTGAGTTTCAGTCAGTGCCAACATATCTGTAACAAACACTGTCTCTACTGCAAGCTACAGTGGCTAGGAGATTCATTGTCTCACAAGGCAGAATAAAGTGTCAATTTAAGCAAAAACTTACTGTGAAAGGTcatcattttgaatttaatcTATCTATTGATTTTATCCCCTTGTATGAATCGTGGTTGCAATTAAGTAATAATTAATGTTAGGAATTATTGTAATGTCTTGCTGGGAAgtacaaagaaataataataattccaatTCTAGGTCATATCGTCTTTATTGGTTTTCCATCACACTTTCAAACTTTGGCTAGTATGAAAGCATAACAGCTATTAAATTGTATTCTGTAGTATGAAAACGGtctaatattattttatttatttattttaattatgtgtAAATCCTGCCGATACCCTTGGAAGATACAGTAGGTCTCCTTATTTGTTAACTTTTATGGAGTAGACagacttttgttatttttcaacaaCTCTAGTTCCACTGTCACCACTGGCGTTCTGTTTATGCCATGTTCATGTCATGTGGGATAAACGTTTTCATTTGCGTGTGGAGATTAAAATAATGTGCATGGACAGTATAAAACCATATCACTTTGGCCTTAATTACATTGAAAGACAGAGGCAGATGTGAGGAGTCcatatttgtttagttttctggCAAATCCATATAATGAAGCGCCTAGTCGCACATATCAGAGCTTTCAGAAAAGTTGGCACTTCCCAGAAGCTGGAAATTTGtagttataaaataaatcatcataaatCAGATTTGACATGAAAGTGGCATTTGTCTTCTGCTTTCTGTGAAATGTAGTTCCCACCTGGACTCCCGATTccagcacaaacacagcatTGCTGTCGGAGAGGTAGTCAGCTGACAGGAGACAGATAAGCATTTGGCTCCTCTGTATTGCAAGGACCACATCACTTGTATATGCTGcaagacaaaacagaaagcaTCATGAACATTTGCAGTCAACACCTTCAcctgcacgcacgcacacacacacacacacacacacacacacacacacacacacactcattctctGACCTCCTCCAGGAACCACATCCCTCTCCAGCAGACAGAGGCGATACCCCCACCGGTCCTCTAACACTTGGGGGAGCAGCACTTCTAGTGGCCTCTGGGTGGACTTATCCTCCTCCGTGTTCAGCGGGTCTATGCTGGATAAACATGCTGCAAATAAAAGTCCTTGCTAATTTACAATTCTAGTGTAGTTACATGACAATAAAATCCAGTTATCAGTCCCTGAACACATTGGCCTACCTTCCTCATCACTGTCAGGTCCTCTCTGGGAGTAAAGGGTCAAAACTCCCTCAACCTCTGCTGATGGAGGGCTCCACGTATACgacagaaacacatcaaactCTTTCTCATCTGATCGGCGGTGGAGGTGAAAAAACAattttgaaacagaaacacaaaacagaaattaaaacCTGGATTCTTGCATGTATTTTCGTTCCAAGTGCAAGTGTAATATCACTTTGATGAAGTGATTAGAGTGTGATAAGATTGTAATCTTGGTTTTTGTGACCACATTAAGTGCAATATCATAGTGTCCTACCTACATTTTTTGAGGCACATACAGTGAATTTAAATAAGGACTtttaattattatgattatatttaagttactttattaatgtcatgttttgtaGGTTTGaatcaattaaattcaaatgcCATATATATTTTGTGGTAAAGCTCTATCTGGAAGTTAACCCACATCCTGTGAAGAGGAGTTGCGGACAGAATGCGAGAGTATGCAAGAGTCTGCCTTTGAGATTCTGCtcgatattgtgtgtgtgtgtgtgtgtgtgtgtgtgtgtgtgtgtgtgtgtgtgtgtgtgtgtgtgtgtgtgtgtgtgttgtgtgtgtgtgtgtgtgtgtgtgtgtgtgtgtgtgtgtgtgtg
This region of Anoplopoma fimbria isolate UVic2021 breed Golden Eagle Sablefish chromosome 2, Afim_UVic_2022, whole genome shotgun sequence genomic DNA includes:
- the stk16 gene encoding serine/threonine-protein kinase 16 isoform X2, with the protein product MTALKSLVLNNVPVKMGQTLCICSRGSITIDNKKYYFVQKLDEGGFSYVDLVEGAKDGRFYALKRILCHDREGHQEAQTEVEMHQIFNHPNVLSLVANTFVDRGGKTEAWLLLPYIRKGSLWSVLEKLRDKGSSMPEKQILHILRGICSGLKAIHEKGYAHRDLKPTNVLLDEDDRPLLMDLGSMNRARIEVRGTREAMTIQDWAAQRCTISYRAPELFNVESHCVIDERTDIWSLGCVLYCMMMLEGPYDMVFQKGDSVALAVQNPVTIPQSCSYSQGLQMLLSSIMVSNPQERPNIHWVLDQVHDLQSCSPNTQTNMV
- the stk16 gene encoding serine/threonine-protein kinase 16 isoform X3, with translation MGQTLCICSRGSITIDNKKYYFVQKLDEGGFSYVDLVEGAKDGRFYALKRILCHDREGHQEAQTEVEMHQIFNHPNVLSLVANTFVDRGGKTEAWLLLPYIRKGSLWSVLEKLRDKGSSMPEKQILHILRGICSGLKAIHEKGYAHRDLKPTNVLLDEDDRPLLMDLGSMNRARIEVRGTREAMTIQDWAAQRCTISYRAPELFNVESHCVIDERTDIWSLGCVLYCMMMLEGPYDMVFQKGDSVALAVQNPVTIPQSCSYSQGLQMLLSSIMVSNPQERPNIHWVLDQVHDLQSCSPNTQTNMV
- the stk16 gene encoding serine/threonine-protein kinase 16 isoform X1, with translation MEPKALKSLVLNNVPVKMGQTLCICSRGSITIDNKKYYFVQKLDEGGFSYVDLVEGAKDGRFYALKRILCHDREGHQEAQTEVEMHQIFNHPNVLSLVANTFVDRGGKTEAWLLLPYIRKGSLWSVLEKLRDKGSSMPEKQILHILRGICSGLKAIHEKGYAHRDLKPTNVLLDEDDRPLLMDLGSMNRARIEVRGTREAMTIQDWAAQRCTISYRAPELFNVESHCVIDERTDIWSLGCVLYCMMMLEGPYDMVFQKGDSVALAVQNPVTIPQSCSYSQGLQMLLSSIMVSNPQERPNIHWVLDQVHDLQSCSPNTQTNMV
- the LOC129106259 gene encoding PEST proteolytic signal-containing nuclear protein-like isoform X1 produces the protein MADDEHNRRGGTDDGAGPLEEGDRVKTKPVSCSTVGGEGTAVKRKSQHLAPEDEDESPEDPPAPRKVSKIGFSMSSPMGKKSNPISIKLGATKPKEPAPSVPPKKLGLAAVFNEDDDDSEPEEMPPEAKMRMKNIGRETPTSAGPNSFNKGKQGFSDHQKLWERKMKSQADKL
- the LOC129106259 gene encoding PEST proteolytic signal-containing nuclear protein-like isoform X2, translated to MADDEHNRRGGTDDGGPLEEGDRVKTKPVSCSTVGGEGTAVKRKSQHLAPEDEDESPEDPPAPRKVSKIGFSMSSPMGKKSNPISIKLGATKPKEPAPSVPPKKLGLAAVFNEDDDDSEPEEMPPEAKMRMKNIGRETPTSAGPNSFNKGKQGFSDHQKLWERKMKSQADKL